Proteins found in one Actinokineospora alba genomic segment:
- a CDS encoding discoidin domain-containing protein: MRVLSLSVIGALVIGTLAPVSAEAAVAYVAASVKSVTASADDGNPPRNTLDHNPGTRWSASGDGQSITFDLSATHTVGSVRFAFFAGDQRSAIFDVQTSVDGSSWTTVRSGRGSGTGLGLETFDFTDVSARYVRYLGHGNSVNAWNSMTEAEIHVAAAQSQRLFVGADGRLVTPAYGNGDRIADFSTVGYRGGGVALPVVAARRTVQPPTSGDAGASIQAAIDAVSALPLDANGFRGAVQLVAGVYPVSGTLAIRASGVVLRGAGQSTVIRATGTSPRTLITAAGSGSISEVSGTRKSISDSYVPVGAKSLTVTDASGFRVGDEVVVARTPDQEWIDSVGMDSCTGKGTAYDTADVSGSTCLEGPWTPASRTMHYERRITAIEGNRLTFDGPMVEAFQSQFGGGAVYKYTFSGRVRDVGVEYLRAESSFTSATDEAHAERMLAFSAVRDGWAREITSAHFVQGTVVFTRGTRNVTVQDSASVDHKSQITGGRRYPFDIEGASHILVMRVYSSTGRHDFVTGGNTPGPNVFLDSRAENSESELGPHHRWGVGTLFDNVVHKSRSGTQSMAAYNRGNSGTGHGWSGAYQVYYNCVGDSMIISSPPGARNWAIGCRANRRTGTGEYDSFGTPVGPRSLYLHQLRDRLGQAALANIGY, translated from the coding sequence ATGAGAGTGCTCAGTCTGTCCGTCATCGGCGCGCTTGTCATCGGAACCCTGGCGCCGGTGTCCGCCGAGGCCGCTGTCGCCTATGTGGCGGCGTCGGTGAAATCGGTGACCGCCAGCGCCGACGACGGCAATCCGCCGCGAAACACCCTTGATCACAATCCCGGCACCAGATGGTCGGCGAGCGGCGACGGGCAGTCGATCACCTTCGACCTCTCGGCCACGCACACGGTCGGGTCGGTGCGCTTCGCGTTCTTCGCCGGGGACCAGCGCTCGGCCATCTTCGACGTGCAGACCTCGGTCGACGGCTCATCGTGGACCACGGTGCGTTCAGGTCGGGGAAGTGGGACCGGGCTGGGCCTGGAGACCTTCGACTTCACCGATGTCTCCGCGCGCTACGTGCGCTACCTCGGGCACGGCAACTCGGTGAACGCGTGGAACTCGATGACCGAAGCGGAGATCCACGTGGCCGCCGCGCAGAGTCAGCGGCTGTTCGTCGGCGCGGACGGCAGGCTCGTCACACCCGCGTACGGCAACGGCGACCGGATCGCCGACTTCTCCACCGTGGGCTACCGCGGCGGCGGTGTCGCGCTTCCGGTCGTGGCCGCGCGGCGGACCGTGCAGCCGCCGACCTCCGGTGACGCGGGTGCCTCCATCCAGGCGGCGATCGACGCGGTCAGCGCGCTTCCCTTGGACGCCAACGGCTTCCGGGGTGCGGTCCAACTCGTCGCGGGCGTCTACCCCGTGTCGGGGACGTTGGCCATCCGCGCGTCCGGTGTCGTGCTGCGTGGGGCCGGGCAGAGCACGGTGATCAGGGCGACCGGGACTTCGCCGCGAACCCTGATCACGGCGGCGGGCAGCGGATCGATCAGCGAGGTGTCAGGCACTCGGAAGTCCATTTCGGACAGCTACGTCCCGGTCGGCGCGAAGTCCCTGACCGTGACGGACGCGTCGGGCTTCCGGGTCGGTGACGAGGTCGTGGTGGCCCGCACCCCCGACCAGGAGTGGATCGACTCGGTGGGCATGGATTCCTGCACCGGCAAGGGAACCGCCTACGACACGGCCGACGTGAGCGGCTCGACCTGTCTGGAGGGTCCGTGGACGCCCGCGAGCCGCACGATGCACTACGAACGGCGGATCACGGCGATCGAGGGCAACCGGCTCACCTTCGACGGCCCGATGGTGGAGGCGTTCCAGAGCCAGTTCGGCGGCGGCGCGGTCTACAAGTACACGTTCTCGGGCCGCGTCCGCGACGTCGGCGTCGAGTACCTGCGGGCGGAGTCGTCGTTCACCTCGGCGACCGATGAGGCACACGCGGAGCGGATGCTCGCGTTCAGCGCGGTCCGGGACGGCTGGGCCAGGGAGATCACCTCCGCGCACTTCGTCCAGGGGACAGTGGTGTTCACGCGGGGGACGCGCAACGTGACGGTTCAGGACAGCGCGTCCGTCGATCACAAGTCGCAGATCACCGGGGGACGGCGGTACCCCTTCGACATAGAGGGGGCTTCGCACATCCTGGTGATGCGGGTGTACTCCAGCACGGGCCGACACGACTTCGTGACCGGCGGGAACACCCCTGGACCCAACGTGTTTCTCGATAGCCGGGCGGAGAACTCGGAATCGGAGTTGGGGCCGCACCACCGGTGGGGTGTGGGAACGCTGTTCGACAACGTCGTCCACAAGAGCCGCAGCGGGACCCAGAGCATGGCCGCCTACAACCGGGGGAACTCGGGGACCGGGCATGGATGGTCTGGCGCGTACCAGGTCTACTACAACTGCGTGGGCGACTCGATGATCATTTCCAGTCCGCCCGGGGCACGGAACTGGGCCATCGGCTGCCGCGCGAATCGACGGACCGGGACCGGGGAGTACGACTCGTTTGGCACTCCTGTCGGACCGCGAAGCCTTTACCTGCACCAGCTGCGAGACCGACTCGGCCAGGCCGCGCTGGCAAACATCGGCTACTAG
- a CDS encoding TetR/AcrR family transcriptional regulator produces the protein MAYRKTEAVLKKQAMTRERIVRAATELVVEEGYAGCSMAGVARRAEVATGSIYQFFPSKGELFAEVFRTAVSREVVATSQAGAEKLTSSARASILAAAETFCTRAMRSPRMAYALIAEPVDPLVEAERLVFHQSFSDILATAINAAIAAGEVPDQDAGITAAGIVGAISDVLVLPLSRGDTGERVLPALLAFIDRALGRPD, from the coding sequence GTGGCGTATCGCAAGACCGAGGCCGTGCTCAAGAAGCAGGCCATGACCCGAGAACGCATCGTCCGCGCGGCGACCGAGTTGGTCGTCGAGGAGGGTTACGCCGGCTGCTCGATGGCCGGGGTCGCCCGGCGGGCCGAGGTGGCGACCGGGTCGATCTACCAGTTCTTCCCCAGCAAGGGAGAACTGTTCGCCGAGGTCTTCCGCACGGCGGTGAGCCGCGAGGTCGTCGCCACGTCCCAGGCGGGTGCCGAAAAGCTGACGTCGTCGGCCCGCGCGTCGATCCTCGCCGCCGCCGAGACGTTCTGCACCCGCGCGATGCGCTCACCGAGAATGGCGTACGCGCTGATCGCCGAACCGGTCGACCCGCTCGTCGAAGCCGAGCGGCTGGTCTTCCACCAGTCGTTTTCCGACATCTTGGCGACCGCGATCAACGCCGCCATCGCCGCGGGCGAGGTCCCCGACCAGGACGCGGGGATCACCGCCGCGGGCATCGTCGGCGCCATCAGCGACGTGCTTGTGCTTCCGCTGTCCCGAGGGGACACCGGCGAGAGGGTGCTGCCCGCCCTGCTGGCCTTCATCGACCGGGCGCTGGGCAGGCCCGACTAG
- a CDS encoding acyl-CoA dehydrogenase family protein, whose translation MPATHEVTNQVPPLTGYDVADYPALLEGLRREGAGWAEADLRALGTLAGGEQAQEWGRLVEKYPPVLRTHDRFGHRVDEVDFHTHWHDLMTVAVENGLHAAPWRDRRPGAHVARAAKMFVWGQTDPGHLCPISMTYAAVPALRVEPTLAADFEPLLTASVYDYGLREPSGKRGLIAGMSMTEKQGGSDVRANTTRATPNSDGTYTVVGHKWFTSAPMSDLFLTLAQAPGGLTCFLLPRVLPDGTRNALRLQRLKDKLGNRSNASSEIEYDNAIGWRVGEEGRGVPTIIQMVNLTRLDCAVGSASGMRQGVAQAVHHATHRDAFGARLIEQPLMVNVLADLAIEAEAATVVGMRLAGAVDRAIAGDEHEAMVRRVGLAVTKYWVCKRAPAHAAEALECLGGNGYVEESGMPRLYRESPLPSIWEGSGNVAALDSLRAMAKQPESVEAFFAEVDLAAGTDARLDNAVARVRKELSHFDDIQYRARRIVESMALVLQGSLLVRHGHPAVADAFCASRLDSDWGVAFGTLPTGIDTTTIIERAKPRGGDFDA comes from the coding sequence ATGCCCGCCACGCATGAGGTCACCAACCAGGTTCCGCCACTGACCGGCTACGACGTCGCCGACTACCCGGCGCTGCTCGAAGGCCTGCGCCGCGAGGGGGCCGGGTGGGCGGAAGCCGACCTGCGCGCGCTCGGCACGCTCGCGGGCGGCGAGCAGGCGCAGGAGTGGGGCAGGCTGGTCGAGAAGTACCCGCCGGTGCTGCGCACCCACGACCGCTTCGGCCACCGGGTCGACGAGGTCGACTTCCACACGCACTGGCACGACCTGATGACGGTCGCCGTCGAGAACGGGCTGCACGCGGCGCCGTGGCGGGACCGGCGGCCGGGGGCGCATGTGGCCCGCGCGGCGAAGATGTTCGTGTGGGGGCAGACCGATCCCGGGCACTTGTGCCCGATCTCGATGACCTACGCCGCCGTCCCCGCGCTGCGGGTCGAGCCGACGCTGGCCGCGGACTTCGAGCCGCTGCTGACCGCGTCGGTCTACGACTACGGGCTGCGTGAGCCCAGCGGCAAGCGGGGGCTGATCGCGGGCATGTCGATGACGGAGAAGCAGGGCGGCTCCGACGTGCGGGCCAACACGACCCGGGCCACGCCGAACAGCGACGGCACGTACACCGTCGTCGGGCACAAGTGGTTCACCTCGGCGCCGATGTCGGACCTGTTCCTCACCCTCGCCCAGGCGCCCGGCGGGCTGACCTGCTTCCTGCTGCCGCGGGTGCTGCCCGACGGCACCAGGAACGCGCTTCGGTTGCAGCGCCTCAAGGACAAGCTCGGCAACCGCTCCAACGCGTCCTCGGAGATCGAGTACGACAACGCCATCGGGTGGCGGGTCGGCGAGGAGGGGCGTGGGGTGCCGACGATCATCCAGATGGTCAACCTGACCCGCCTGGACTGCGCGGTCGGCTCGGCGTCCGGGATGCGCCAGGGCGTCGCCCAGGCGGTCCACCACGCGACCCACCGAGACGCTTTCGGGGCAAGGCTCATCGAACAGCCGCTGATGGTGAACGTCTTGGCCGACCTCGCGATCGAGGCGGAAGCGGCGACAGTCGTCGGGATGCGGCTCGCGGGAGCGGTCGACCGCGCCATCGCGGGCGACGAACACGAGGCGATGGTCCGCCGGGTCGGGCTGGCCGTGACCAAGTACTGGGTCTGCAAGCGCGCCCCCGCCCACGCGGCGGAAGCCCTGGAGTGCCTGGGCGGCAACGGGTATGTCGAGGAGTCCGGAATGCCCCGGCTCTACCGGGAGTCGCCACTGCCGTCCATCTGGGAGGGTTCCGGCAACGTCGCCGCACTGGATTCGCTGCGTGCCATGGCGAAGCAGCCGGAGTCGGTGGAGGCCTTCTTCGCCGAAGTCGACCTGGCCGCGGGGACCGACGCCCGGCTCGACAACGCGGTCGCCCGGGTCCGCAAGGAACTATCACACTTCGACGACATCCAGTACCGGGCACGGCGAATCGTCGAGTCAATGGCCTTGGTGCTGCAGGGTTCCCTGCTGGTCCGCCACGGACACCCAGCGGTCGCCGACGCCTTCTGCGCTTCACGTCTCGACAGCGATTGGGGCGTCGCTTTCGGCACCCTGCCCACGGGGATCGACACCACCACGATCATCGAGCGCGCGAAGCCACGCGGAGGAGACTTCGATGCCTGA
- a CDS encoding patatin-like phospholipase family protein has translation MRRGLVIGCGGTLGAAWTVGALVAVEEAFGWDPRTADVLLGTSAGAEFVTLLGSGVGVGELLDAHRGLPGVRDAVSRHLAAAPHRFPPLPHARFGSLKLARRRDAAGMTRLTGLLPVGSGHPAFLIDLVDALVPAGGWVKHPAAWVVGCDYDTGERVAFGSPTAPTASMKDAVCASWAVPGWFPPVEIDGRRFADGGIASPTSADLLLPLGLDEVVVLAPMASVDPGRPKGLRRVEQLVRTRMSRLVDAEVAALRAAGTKVLRLDPGPEDLAAMGPNFMDGRRAARVLETSLRTSRAAVRDRTVRKG, from the coding sequence ATGCGGCGCGGTCTTGTCATCGGATGTGGCGGCACGCTGGGTGCGGCGTGGACGGTCGGCGCGCTGGTCGCGGTCGAGGAGGCGTTCGGCTGGGATCCGCGGACGGCCGACGTGCTCCTCGGGACGTCGGCGGGCGCCGAGTTCGTGACGCTGCTCGGCAGCGGGGTCGGGGTGGGCGAGCTGCTCGACGCGCACCGAGGACTTCCTGGGGTGCGCGACGCCGTCAGCAGGCATCTCGCGGCTGCCCCACATCGGTTTCCGCCGCTCCCGCACGCCCGCTTCGGTTCGCTCAAGCTGGCCCGCCGCCGTGACGCCGCGGGCATGACCAGGTTGACCGGGCTGCTCCCGGTCGGGTCCGGCCACCCGGCCTTCCTGATCGACCTGGTCGACGCCCTGGTTCCGGCAGGCGGCTGGGTGAAGCACCCAGCGGCCTGGGTCGTCGGGTGCGACTACGACACCGGCGAGCGGGTCGCCTTCGGGTCGCCGACCGCGCCGACTGCCTCCATGAAGGACGCCGTGTGCGCGTCCTGGGCGGTGCCCGGTTGGTTCCCGCCGGTCGAGATCGACGGTCGCCGCTTCGCCGACGGCGGCATCGCCTCACCCACCTCCGCCGACCTGCTGCTCCCGCTGGGACTCGACGAAGTTGTCGTGCTCGCGCCGATGGCCTCGGTGGATCCTGGACGGCCCAAGGGTTTGCGCCGCGTCGAGCAGCTCGTGCGGACCCGGATGAGCCGCCTGGTCGATGCCGAAGTCGCCGCGCTGCGGGCCGCCGGGACGAAGGTGCTGCGTCTCGACCCCGGCCCCGAGGACCTGGCCGCGATGGGCCCGAACTTCATGGACGGCAGGCGCGCGGCCCGCGTCCTGGAGACCTCGCTGCGCACCAGCCGCGCCGCCGTCCGCGACCGCACTGTCCGAAAGGGATGA
- a CDS encoding VOC family protein: MPVSLHHIVIDAHDLLGLARFWAEVLGWKILSVREREVVVGEHETASVGLCFMPVTDRKVVKNRLHLDLTSSPEEREAEIDRILSLGATRVEIGQTGEESWTVLADPEGNEFCVVRPKTTLIT, from the coding sequence ATGCCCGTATCGCTGCACCACATCGTCATCGACGCCCACGACCTGCTCGGCCTCGCCCGCTTCTGGGCTGAAGTGCTGGGGTGGAAGATCCTGTCGGTTCGGGAGCGGGAGGTCGTCGTCGGTGAGCATGAGACGGCTTCGGTCGGGTTGTGCTTCATGCCGGTCACGGATCGGAAGGTGGTCAAGAACCGACTGCACCTGGACTTGACCTCGTCCCCGGAGGAACGTGAGGCCGAGATCGATCGAATCCTCAGCCTTGGCGCCACGAGGGTCGAGATCGGGCAGACGGGGGAGGAATCGTGGACGGTGCTGGCTGACCCTGAAGGCAACGAATTCTGTGTCGTACGACCGAAAACGACCCTGATCACCTAG
- a CDS encoding zinc metalloprotease, with translation MGRPPTTLRAAGIATLAAAALAMTPLASTAPAAAFVNGNTAAECVTPQQNSSARGGWGPDHEEMTAWDVARVESQSKKLLEQKRAEGKYVPQGALAAATIPTYVHVMAGSNGHGNVTDAQIAAQIDVLNKTFGGQESSQAANTGFTFTLAGVDRFFNDNWHKDKSSSKYRSQTRQGGMNALNIWLVDFSYLGIATFPWSGNSAIDGVRVHWDSLPGGGIANYNLGETGTHEVGHWLGLYHTFQGGCTSTNDEVADTPAQSSSTNGCPAGRDSCSLPGLDPIHNYMDYSYDSCYNQFTAGQSQRMSNMWTAYRA, from the coding sequence ATGGGACGTCCCCCCACCACCCTGCGCGCAGCAGGTATCGCGACGCTGGCCGCAGCGGCGCTCGCGATGACCCCGCTGGCCTCGACCGCACCGGCCGCCGCGTTCGTCAACGGCAACACCGCGGCAGAATGTGTCACCCCGCAGCAGAACTCCTCCGCGAGGGGCGGTTGGGGTCCCGACCACGAAGAGATGACGGCCTGGGACGTCGCCCGCGTCGAATCGCAGAGCAAGAAGTTACTCGAGCAGAAGCGCGCCGAGGGCAAGTACGTTCCCCAGGGCGCCCTCGCCGCGGCCACGATCCCGACCTACGTCCACGTCATGGCGGGCAGCAACGGCCACGGCAACGTCACCGACGCGCAGATCGCCGCCCAGATCGACGTTCTCAACAAGACGTTCGGCGGCCAGGAGTCCTCGCAGGCCGCCAACACCGGCTTCACCTTCACCCTCGCGGGCGTCGACCGCTTCTTCAACGACAACTGGCACAAGGACAAGTCGAGCTCGAAGTACCGTTCGCAGACCCGTCAGGGCGGCATGAACGCGCTGAACATCTGGCTGGTCGACTTCAGCTACCTCGGCATCGCCACGTTCCCGTGGAGCGGCAACTCCGCCATCGACGGCGTCCGCGTCCACTGGGACTCCCTGCCCGGCGGCGGCATCGCCAACTACAACCTGGGCGAGACCGGCACGCACGAGGTGGGCCACTGGCTGGGGCTGTACCACACCTTCCAGGGCGGCTGCACCTCCACCAATGACGAGGTCGCGGACACCCCGGCGCAGTCCAGCTCCACCAACGGCTGCCCCGCCGGCCGCGACTCCTGCTCGCTGCCGGGTCTGGACCCGATTCACAACTACATGGACTACTCCTACGACTCCTGCTACAACCAGTTCACCGCGGGCCAGAGCCAGCGGATGAGCAACATGTGGACCGCATACCGGGCGTAA
- a CDS encoding TetR/AcrR family transcriptional regulator has product MARLTRAESQARTRAHLVATAKEMFLADGYSVTSLEKVADAAGYSKGAVYSNFRNKDELCLAVLDDIHAEKAMKIAEAIAGADTIDERLSAFQKWAEENIGNVGWTALEVEFAISARRDDVVRKELANRDRMIRDLIAGLITAQAEELGIRLPMPADAAATALLSLGIGLGLQRAIDPTIEVAVLTDLIRMLAGSSSQ; this is encoded by the coding sequence ATGGCGAGACTGACGCGGGCCGAAAGCCAGGCGCGCACGCGAGCACATCTGGTGGCCACGGCGAAGGAGATGTTCCTCGCCGACGGCTATTCGGTGACCTCACTGGAAAAGGTCGCCGACGCCGCCGGGTACTCCAAGGGCGCGGTGTACTCGAACTTCCGCAACAAGGACGAACTGTGCCTGGCGGTCCTCGATGACATCCACGCGGAGAAGGCCATGAAGATCGCCGAGGCGATCGCGGGCGCCGACACCATCGACGAACGCCTGTCGGCGTTCCAGAAGTGGGCCGAGGAGAACATCGGCAACGTCGGGTGGACCGCACTGGAGGTCGAGTTCGCGATCAGCGCGCGACGCGATGACGTGGTGCGCAAGGAACTGGCTAACCGCGATCGGATGATCCGGGACCTGATCGCCGGGTTGATCACGGCTCAGGCGGAGGAACTGGGGATCAGGCTGCCGATGCCCGCCGACGCCGCCGCGACCGCCCTGCTGAGCCTGGGGATCGGGCTCGGCCTGCAGCGGGCCATCGACCCGACGATCGAGGTGGCGGTGCTGACCGATCTGATTCGGATGCTCGCCGGTTCTTCCTCCCAGTAG
- a CDS encoding crotonase/enoyl-CoA hydratase family protein: protein MPETLRTETEAGVRSIILSRAAEYNTITLALRDELGAAIDEADDDPEVRVILLRAEGAAFCAGYGLDWSTELQATEATMDRAWDSVMDMREMSRFVDTYMKLWYATKPTISAVQGWCIAGGTDMVLCSDIIIAGEGASFGYPPSRVWGTPTTAMWVYRLGFEKAKRYLLTGDEIRAKEAADIGLILECVPDDQLLDHATALAERMAQVPLNQLRMLKLLCNQTAENMGISSTRTLGTLFDGVARHTQEGRDFVERSATIGIREAVRERDNPFGDYGSRPR from the coding sequence ATGCCTGAGACCCTGCGCACCGAAACCGAGGCGGGCGTCCGATCGATCATCCTGTCGCGTGCGGCCGAGTACAACACCATCACCTTGGCCCTACGCGACGAACTCGGGGCGGCGATAGACGAAGCCGATGACGACCCGGAAGTCCGCGTGATCCTGCTGCGCGCCGAGGGAGCCGCGTTTTGCGCGGGTTATGGCTTGGACTGGTCGACGGAACTACAGGCAACCGAGGCGACCATGGACCGGGCGTGGGACTCGGTGATGGACATGCGCGAGATGTCAAGGTTCGTCGACACCTACATGAAGCTCTGGTACGCCACCAAACCCACGATTTCGGCGGTACAGGGCTGGTGCATAGCGGGCGGCACGGACATGGTCCTGTGCTCGGACATCATCATTGCCGGCGAGGGAGCCTCCTTCGGCTACCCACCCTCACGGGTGTGGGGCACCCCGACGACCGCGATGTGGGTCTACCGCCTCGGCTTCGAGAAGGCCAAGCGCTACCTCCTGACCGGCGACGAAATCCGGGCGAAAGAGGCGGCGGACATAGGCCTGATCCTCGAATGCGTCCCGGATGACCAGCTGCTGGACCACGCCACCGCACTCGCCGAGCGGATGGCTCAGGTCCCACTCAACCAGCTGCGGATGCTGAAGCTGCTCTGCAACCAGACCGCGGAGAACATGGGCATCAGCTCCACCAGGACACTCGGCACCCTGTTCGACGGCGTGGCAAGGCACACCCAGGAAGGCCGAGACTTCGTGGAACGTTCCGCCACCATCGGAATCCGCGAAGCAGTACGAGAACGCGACAACCCTTTCGGCGATTACGGCTCACGCCCCCGCTGA
- a CDS encoding adenylate/guanylate cyclase domain-containing protein translates to MTTGDRARLNRSRSPFGSPLLGGADQDQRTLRIRVQLLITVSLVLANLIGAVVVAALQIVVIPGPGLDDRTRMVAIIGAPTYVVVALIIGWTWGTKRALGVLRWSMERRVPTAADRRATVRVPMRLTLMQASLWGLATVLFTGTFAFLQPKQVPTVAFTVGFAGIVVCAIAYLLTEFALRPVAAKALTNDPPTRVGGAGVLVRMLVFWSLGTGVPVIGVVAVAVFALARKNVSTDQLATTVIVLGGIVLVVGLLVMVINARATVAPIQSVRDGLSRVQRGQLDLEIPVYDGTELGLLQAGFNRMAAGLRERERIRDLFGRHVGQSVADEAVADSGTHLGGEVCEVAVIFVDIVGSTTLAATRPPEEVVGLLNRFFAVVVDEIDAHGGLVNKFVGDAALGVFGAPVPLDDNAGRALAAARAIAARLPVEVPECPAGIGVAAGMAVAGNIGDERRFEYTVIGDPVNEAARLTELAKSVPGRLVASSRAAAAAAPEEAARWRATDTVTLRGRTEDTTVVVPIVDPAGVVTGN, encoded by the coding sequence TTGACCACCGGCGACCGCGCCCGACTGAACCGGTCCCGCTCGCCGTTCGGCTCACCGCTGCTCGGCGGCGCCGACCAGGACCAGCGGACGCTGCGGATCCGGGTGCAGCTCCTGATCACCGTGAGTCTGGTGCTGGCCAACCTGATCGGGGCCGTGGTCGTCGCCGCGCTGCAGATCGTGGTCATCCCCGGCCCCGGCCTCGACGACCGCACCCGGATGGTCGCCATCATCGGCGCGCCGACCTATGTGGTGGTGGCCCTGATCATCGGCTGGACCTGGGGCACCAAACGGGCGCTCGGGGTGCTGCGCTGGTCGATGGAACGCCGCGTCCCGACCGCCGCCGACCGCCGCGCCACGGTGCGCGTGCCGATGCGGCTGACCCTGATGCAGGCGTCGCTGTGGGGGCTGGCCACGGTGCTGTTCACCGGCACTTTCGCTTTCCTGCAGCCGAAACAGGTCCCGACGGTGGCGTTCACCGTCGGCTTCGCCGGCATCGTGGTCTGCGCGATCGCCTACCTGCTCACGGAGTTCGCGCTGCGCCCGGTCGCGGCGAAGGCGCTGACCAACGACCCGCCGACCAGGGTCGGCGGCGCGGGCGTTCTGGTGCGGATGCTGGTGTTCTGGTCGCTGGGCACGGGCGTGCCGGTGATCGGCGTGGTGGCGGTCGCCGTGTTCGCCTTGGCGCGCAAGAACGTCTCGACCGACCAGCTCGCCACGACCGTGATCGTCCTGGGCGGGATCGTGCTCGTCGTGGGCCTGCTGGTGATGGTCATCAACGCCCGCGCGACCGTCGCCCCCATCCAGTCCGTGCGCGACGGGCTGTCCCGGGTCCAGCGCGGCCAGTTGGATCTGGAGATCCCGGTCTACGACGGCACCGAGTTGGGCCTGCTGCAGGCGGGCTTCAATCGGATGGCGGCGGGGCTGCGCGAACGCGAGCGAATCCGCGACCTGTTCGGCAGGCACGTCGGCCAGTCGGTCGCCGACGAGGCCGTCGCCGACAGCGGAACCCACCTGGGCGGTGAGGTCTGCGAGGTGGCGGTGATCTTCGTCGACATCGTCGGCTCCACCACCCTGGCCGCCACCCGGCCACCGGAGGAAGTGGTGGGGCTGCTCAACCGGTTCTTCGCCGTCGTCGTCGACGAGATCGACGCCCACGGCGGCTTGGTCAACAAGTTCGTCGGCGACGCCGCCTTGGGCGTCTTCGGCGCCCCCGTCCCACTTGACGACAACGCGGGCAGGGCATTGGCCGCCGCCCGCGCAATCGCGGCACGGCTGCCGGTGGAGGTTCCCGAGTGCCCGGCCGGGATCGGGGTCGCCGCCGGAATGGCGGTGGCGGGCAACATCGGCGACGAACGGCGGTTCGAGTACACGGTGATCGGCGACCCGGTGAACGAGGCGGCGCGGTTGACGGAACTGGCCAAGTCGGTGCCGGGTCGACTGGTCGCCTCGTCCCGCGCGGCAGCGGCGGCGGCTCCCGAGGAGGCGGCGCGTTGGCGTGCGACCGATACGGTCACGTTGCGCGGGCGGACTGAGGACACCACGGTTGTCGTGCCGATCGTCGATCCGGCTGGAGTGGTGACGGGGAATTAG
- a CDS encoding SDR family oxidoreductase, with protein MAILKRRYPKLALDDAVVVVTGGARGIGRATATSFAARGATVHVGDLDGDAVKEAAESIGGNVRAHQLDVTSRPSFAAFVEEVLAEHGHIDVLVNNAGVMPLGGFLEESDALSRTTLNVNIWGLIHGMRLVMPSMIARGRGHVVNIASMAGKIPLPGMAVYNASKFAAVGLTAAVRREYADTGVSVSAVLPSAVRTELASGAPLGRGMPTVDPEVIAAAVLGSCRTRKAEIPVPGFLAGWDILDAVTPEPVMRVGRRALGDRRALTSLDRRTRAAYENRVAGQAHAHALAIEEEQ; from the coding sequence GTGGCGATTCTCAAGCGCAGATACCCGAAACTCGCTCTCGACGACGCCGTGGTGGTGGTGACCGGCGGCGCCCGGGGCATCGGCCGGGCCACCGCGACCTCCTTCGCCGCCCGCGGCGCGACCGTCCACGTGGGCGACCTCGACGGTGACGCGGTCAAGGAAGCGGCGGAGAGCATCGGCGGCAACGTCCGGGCGCACCAACTCGACGTGACCTCACGGCCGTCGTTCGCCGCTTTCGTCGAAGAGGTGCTCGCCGAACACGGCCACATCGACGTGCTGGTCAACAACGCGGGCGTGATGCCGCTCGGCGGGTTCCTCGAGGAGTCCGACGCGTTGTCCCGCACCACGCTCAACGTCAACATCTGGGGCCTGATCCACGGCATGCGCCTGGTGATGCCGAGCATGATCGCCCGCGGTCGCGGCCACGTCGTCAACATCGCGTCCATGGCGGGCAAGATCCCGCTGCCGGGCATGGCGGTCTACAACGCCAGCAAGTTCGCCGCCGTCGGCCTCACCGCCGCCGTGCGCCGCGAGTACGCCGACACCGGCGTGAGCGTCAGCGCCGTGCTGCCCAGCGCGGTCCGCACCGAACTCGCCTCCGGCGCGCCGCTGGGCCGGGGCATGCCGACCGTGGACCCGGAGGTGATCGCCGCCGCCGTGCTGGGCAGCTGCCGGACCCGCAAGGCGGAGATCCCCGTCCCCGGATTCCTTGCGGGCTGGGACATCCTGGACGCGGTGACCCCGGAACCGGTGATGCGGGTGGGCAGGCGGGCGCTCGGCGACCGCCGCGCGCTCACGTCGCTGGACCGCAGAACCCGCGCGGCGTATGAGAACCGAGTCGCGGGCCAAGCCCACGCGCACGCGCTCGCCATCGAGGAGGAACAGTGA